From Sphingobacterium bambusae:
GAAAGCCGGTCGATCGACTGGCGCACAGCGGGCTTCGCGGCGCTCACCACGACCTCTGAAGTCGCAAACTGCTCCGGAGTCATTTGAAGTGCACCCAAGTCCATCATTACAGCAGCACCTGTGCTGTCTCGAAGACTTACAGGAAGAGAACGTGTGCGGTAGCCGACTATGGTCAGCAGCAGGGAATAATCATCAGGATTAATCTCTTCGAACAAAAATGTTCCATCTATTTTTGACTGCGCTACCCTGACCGTTGTATTGTCGCTACCCATGAGGGTAATGGTAACAAATTCCACTGGTAGTCCAAAGATCGAGTCGATGACCGTTCCCCGAATTTTATGTCGCACTTCGTTGTACTGTCCTTGTGCAGATATTGTAAAGATGATCAAGATGGCTGCCGTAATAAGAAAGCGTAGATAGAATTTTCCTTTCATCATGATAGGTATAGATAAAGGCGGTGTTAGATGATCTCAAATGGGCATAGGCCTGCCTAACCACCTTGAATGGCGGTCTATAAAAGACTTCAGAAATTATTGGACTTTAGGCGAACACTTAGCGATTTCCAGTTCGCGAAACCAGGTGATAAACAAGGAAGCCAATACCAAGAAAGATGGCTTCTACACCGTAGGGCAATGGTGAATCACTCAGTTTGTACGGCAAGAACTCGATCAATACTAGTCCAGCGCCGCCAAATAGCGCCAATATTCCCCATTTTAAAGCATTCGAATACCCAAATGGCGAAAGCGTTTTTAAAAATTCCAATGCGTGCTCGTCGATCGGTCCGGAATCAAGTACCTGTTTCCTGGTAAAAAAATTGAATATCACCGAGATGATAAATGCGATCGCTATGAATAAGACAATACCTCCCATGTTATTTCTTTTTAGTTGTTTTCATGACCATTAGACGGCATGCAGCCCGCAGAGGTTGCAGCTTTTTTTATTATTATTGTTGCAACTATTAGATGCACGGCACCGTCTACTGTTTATGTTCAATGAAAAGGAGGTAGTTCTAAAGATCCAACGGGGAGAGCTGAGGGCCTTTACGTTACTGGTAAAGCAGTACGAAAGGTTGGTCTTCCATGTTGTTCAGCGACTAACCCTGAACCAGGCGGATGCGGAAGACATCTGTCAGGACGTATTTTTAAAGGTCCACAGTAGTCTGCATACGTTCGCCTTCCAATCTAAGTTGTCGACTTGGATTGCGCGAATCGCCTACCTGACTACAATCGACTATCTGCGAAAATACCAAAAAATGAAAATCTCGGAACTTACCGACGATCTGGGGGATTTTTACTTCACCAACGTAACGCCCGAAAAACTGCTTGACGAAAAAGATGTGGCACATTATGTCCATAAATTGATTGATCAGCTCCCCCTGCATTACCGTACTGTTTTGACACTTTACCACTTGGATGAATTTACCTATCCGGAAATAGAACAGATCACCGGAATGCCTCAGGGGACGATTAAGAGTTACCTCTTCCGAGCACGTAAGTTGTTAAAAGAAAGTGTAGAACGTTATTTGAAATATGATGGAAATAAATAAAAAAGACGAACACATCCAGAAGATTCTGGATAATCAACTTCCTGAGGAGCAACAAACGGCGGATGATTTTACGGATCGCGACGTTAAGGCTTATAAACTTGTTTTTAGTGCGCTCAAGCAAGAGCTAGAAACAGGTCCATCCTACGCGCTATCCTACCATATCCAACGTGTACTTTACCAAAAGAAACAAAAAGCTAGGCGATCCCTTCTTTATACACTGCTTGCTCTGGTAGGCATGCTGCTCATAGCCGCAGCTGTAGTGATGCTCAAATATTTCCCTTTGTTTGGTTTGGAACAGCGTCTACCAACGGACTACTTTTGGTCAGTTTGTTTTAGCGCCGTATTGATCATCTTGATTAAGCTACTTGAATATCGAGCTTTGAAAAAAAAGTGGATGAATTATAGGAAGCATTAAAAGTTACTTTGTAAATTCTGGATCATGTTCAAAAATCGTGGAGCTGTAGGCGGTATCTAAAGTGCCCTAAGAAGCGAAAAAAGCCGCTTTTCCTTGCAGAAAAGCGGCTTTTTGTTTTGTGCGCCCACCTGGGCTCGAACCAGGGACCAAAAGATTATGAGTCTTCTACTCTAACCGACTGAGCTATAGGCGCGGTTATTTTTATGTGATCAAAAATTCGTTATTACGCCGTTTTGACGATGCAATTATCGATATTTGTGGGGAGAAAACAAAATTTTAGATGCAAAAAATTAAAAATATTATTCTCGATTATGGCAATGTGATCTTTATGATCGACTTTGCTCGGGTGAAGGCGGGTTTTATATCGCTGGGTATCAAAAACGTAGACGAATTCTTCGGTCACAGGGCGCAGGACTCCCTTTTTGACGATTTTGACAAGGGTGAGATCACGGCATCGGCCTTCCGCGATGGTATCCGGGAACGCTCGGGCAAACCCGAGCTTAGCGATGCCGAAATCGACGCCGCTTGGAACGCCCTACTGATTGGGGTACCGCCCGGCAAACACGAAACGCTCTCCTACCTGCACGATAAATACCGAACCTTTCTGTTGAGCAACAATAACGAGATTCACTATCGGTATTGTATGCAGCATATCCAAGACGTATATGGTGTTCCCGATAACAGTTTATTTTTCGAGAAGACCTTCTATTCCCATGAAATGGGGCTGCGCAAACCCGATGTAGGCATCTTCCAAGAAGTTATACGCCAAACAGGCATTGCACCCGAAGAAACATTGTTTATTGACGACAGCCCGCAGCATCTTCAAGCGGCCGAAACACTGGGCTTCCACACCGCTTTGTGCAGCAGCGAGCAGCCACTAGATTATTGGGTGGAGCAGCATGGCCTTTAAAGAAAGCCTATTCAGGAGCTAAAAAACAAGATGAACGCAGGTTTTGAGCAACAAATCGGCTACTTAGCCGCTTTTTTCACTAAATTCCAAACAAAATATCGTAATTTGTATTACATATCCTAAACGAAAGCAAACTTAAGAAGAGATCTATGAAAAAAACATTTCCCGCCTTACTGTTATCATCTGCCACCTTGCTTGTCGCTGCTTGTAACAACAGCGCAGCAACAAAAAATGCAGCGGACGGCGCCTCTGCGGATAGCATCTATCCTGCCGTAGAGAAAAACAAGGCGAATACCGAATACAAACCAGCCTTTGAAGGACAAACGCGTATAGCTGGTGTGAAAACTACGACGCCATACGAAAGCAAGGTGGTGACCGACAAGTTGAAATCGCCGTGGGGCATTGCTGTGCTGCCGGATAACCGCTTGCTGATTACCGAGAAAGAAGGCGACCTTCGTATCGTATCGGCGGACGGCACGTTAAGTGAAGCTATCGGCGGACTTCCAAAGGTAGATGCACAAGGTCAAGGCGGATTGCTGGGCATCACGTTGGATCCGGACTTTGCCACAAATCGCATGGTCTATTTTGTGTTTTCTGAGCCCGCTGCAGGAGGAAACCACACGGCCGTTGGCAAAGGACGCTTAGCTGATGACGAAAAGAGCATTGAAGCCGCTAAAGTGATATACCAAGCGCTTCCTACCTATGATGGCAAGCTGCACTACGGTGGACGCATTATCTTTGATAAAGCAGGCAATCTATTGGTGAGCACGGGCGAGCGTTCCGACTTGGAGACACGCCCACAATCTCAAGATCTAAAATCTGCACTAGGCAAGATTGTACGCATAACCAAAGATGGAAAACCTGCAGAGGGCAATCCATTTGCGAGCGATGCCAATGCGCGCCCCGAAGTATATAGCTACGGACATCGTAACGTGCAGGGCTTGGCTCTACATCCAGAAACCGGCGACCTATGGGAAACCGAGTTTGGCCCACGTGGCGGCGACGAGCTAAACCGTGTGGAAGCGGGCAAGAACTATGGTTGGCCCATTATCACCTACGGATTAGAGTACAGCGGAAAAGAGATTGGCAATCCACCAATCCAACAGCAGGAAGGCTTAGAGCAGCCTGTCTACTATTGGGATCCGGTATTATCTCCAAGTGGTTTAATGTTCTACACAGCCGATGCTATTCCCGAGTGGAAAAACAGCTTGTTCATCGGAGGTCTAAGCAGCACGCATATCGCGCGTATCGTAATCAAAGACAATAAAGTAGTAGGCGAAGAACGTCTTTTAGATCGTGAAGGCCAACGCTTCCGCGATGTTGCGCAAGGTAAGGACGGTGAAATATTCGCTATTACCGATGCTGGACGTTTATACAGCATACACAAGAAGTAACTGATACGGTTTAAATAGTAAGAGGGCGTCCAAAAAGACGCCCTCTTTGTTTACCCTAATCTTCCTCTAGGCTCCTCCCCCTTTTTGAACTATGAATCTGTGTCATCTACACACATCAAGTTCAGATCGACAATGAAAAGCTTAACATCTTCATCCATCAACGTGACGTTGACGACCATCAACATGGCTTTGACGACCATCAACGTGGCTTTGACGACCATTAACGTGGCTTTGATGACCATCAACATGGCTTTGATGACCATCAACATGGCTTTGACGAGCATCAACGTGACTTTGACTACCATCAACGTGACTTTGATGACCATCAACATGGCTTTGACGACCATCAACGTGGCTTTGACGACCATCAACGTGGCTTTGACGACCATCAACGTGGCTTTGACGACCATCAACGTGGCTTTGACGACCATCAATACGATCTTGACTATCCTCAAAACATCAAAAACGTTGGACGCCAAAATAGATACAGGTGCAGGATGCTATCCTTACCGAACGTCGCCGAGCAAGAGATTGATGCCCAACATATCAGTAAGCGCAAGGTTATTTTATCAATAATATTGTTGCTTCGACAAATAATATTTGATTATAGTCCTTACCTTTGACCCAAAATTCATAAACTATGAAACGTTTTATGCGTGGCATGACGTTGCTGGCGCTTACCGCCTTGCTTGCATCCTGCAAGACACAACTGCAGCCTACCATCAGTAAGGAGCAATATTATTCCATCGATAGCACATTGCTGGCCGACAGCACCATTGTCAATTACTACCTTCCGTATAAAGGAAAGCTGGAGGCAGAGATGAACCGTGTCATTGGCTATGCCGATGTTGCGCTCGCCAAAAGCAGCGATGCAGAGAGTTTGGTGGGTAATTTCTTCACCGATGCGCTACTGTGGAAGGGACAGCAGCTGGATCCAGCCGTGCAGGTGAGCTTCGCGACAAAGGGCGGTATTCGCTCTGGGCTGAAAGCAGGCGACATCAGCGTAGGCAATATTTTTGAGTTGATGCCTTTCGAAAATGCAGTGACTATTGTGACCCTAAGCGGTGCAGACATGCTGCGTATGGCAGATTTTATGGCAAAAACTTCCGGCCAGCCAGCCGCTGGCATACAGCTCCTTATCGAGGACGGAAAAGTGAAGGAATTTCTCGTGCAAGGCAAGCCCGTAGATCCGCAGGCCACCTACAAACTCGTGACCTATGACTACCTCGCCAATGGTGGTGATTATGTGACCTTTCTGGATCAGGTGATTGACCGCAAAGACTATACACAACGTGTACGCGAGACATTGATGGAGTACATCTCCGCACAAACAAAACAAGGAAAACATATTCAAGCAAAGATCGATGGAAGAGTTCGCATTATTAAATAGAAGAGGTTTTTTAAAACAGTCATTGGCATTGGGAGCCTTGGCTTCCTTGACTGCATTGCCAACTTGGTCTGAAGCTGCTTCAAAAGAAATACGGCTGACCATATTGCACACGAATGACGTACATAGCCGCATTGAGCCCTTTCCGATGGATGGATCACGCTACCAAGGTTTAGCAGGTGTTGCACGCCGCAGCTCGTTGATTAGGAAGATCAGACAGGAGGAGTCGCAGGTATTGTTAGTCGATTCAGGCGATATGTTTCAAGGAACACCCTATTTCAATATGTTTGAGGGTAAGCTGGAGCTGGAACTGATGTCGAAGTTGGGCTATGAAGCAGGCACTTTTGGAAACCACGAGTTTGATAACGGCATCAGCGGTCTTGTTAAACATTTGGATAAAGCCAAATTTCCATTCCTTACCGCCAACTATGATTTTAAAGGCACAGCCTTGGAAGGTAAAACACAGGAATATACCATTATACAAAAAGGAAGCTTACGTATAGGTTTAACAGGCGTGGGTATCAACATCGAAGGCTTGGTAGACCCCAACAATTATAAAGGCATGCGTTACCTCGACCCCATTCCGGTGGTGAACCGAGTAGCGAAAATGTTGAAAGAGGAAAAGAAATGCGATTTGGTGATTGTGCTTTCCCATTTGGGATACAAATACGACGATGATCAAGTTTCGGATCTACGCTTGGCCGCCGGCACGGAAAATGTCGATATCATCCTCGGCGGGCATACCCATACCTTCCTCGATGAGCCTACACGCGTCAAAAACTTGCGCAATGAAGAGGTGTTGATCAATCAAATGGGATTTGCCGGCATCCGCTTAGGACGTCTCGATGTGATCTTCAATAAAAGCACTGGAAAGAAACGCGTGATCGCGCAACATTATAAAATCGACGATCAACTCGACAAAGGCGTAAACGTATAGGGATCAACAGGTGAAAAAACTTATTCGGCTGTACATAGATTCCTACCGGGGTCTATCGACAGAGGCTTGGCTATTGGCGGTGGTGATGCTTATCAACCGCACAGGATCAATGGTAATCCCATTCCTGAGCATGTACATGTCATCTGCCTTGGACTTCACCAAGCCGCAGGTAGGTATGGTTTTGGGCTGTTTCGGTTTGGGTTCTGTATGCGGATCATGGTTGGGTGGATGGCTCACCGACCGCTTCGGCAATTACCGCGTGCAGGCCTCTAGCTTGCTATTCACCGTCCCCATCTTCCTTGTTCTGCCCTACTTCAAGACCTTCGAGAGCTTGGCGGCCATGGTATTCGTGCTGACACTTATTGCCGATACCTTTCGCCCTGCAAACTCCGTGTCCGTAGCGCGTTATGCCAAACCGGAAAACCTCACCAAAGCGTATTCCCTAAACCGCATGGCCGTAAACCTTGGTTTCTCCATCGGCCCCGCATTGGCGGGCTTTCTCGCGACATTCTCCTACGACTGGATTTTCTACGGAAACGCCATAGCAGCATTATGCGCAGCTGTCGTTTTCATCATCGTCTTCAAAGGACGCAAGCCGCGTAACCATACCGAACCGCTACTGAAGGCTGATAGACAGCGAGCGGAAGGCGATCGAAATGCCTATACGGACACGCCATTCATTATTTTCAACATCTTTTGCTGCCTTTTCTCCATGGCCTTTTTTCAACTCTTAAGCACGCTCCCGCTGTTTTACAAAGAGGCTAAGATGATGAGTGAAGGACAGATTGGCATTTTACTTGGGTTTAGTGGCTTTTGCATTGTGGTGTTCGAGATGTTGTTGGTGCATGCCGTGGAGCATCGCTTTACCGCAAGGCAGGTGATGATATACGGAACGGGAATTGCCGGTATTGCCTACCTGATGCTCAACGCGCCCTATGGCATCCCTTGGCTGTATGTATCGATGTTTATTCTCTCTATTGGAGAAATGCTGACTCTTCCCTTTACGGCAACGATCAGCGCCTCCCGCGCGACAACCAATACCCAAGGGGCTTACATGGGCTTCAATGCCTTGGCCTTTTCGGCTGCCAACATCTTTTCGCCCTACCTAGGCACCTATGTGGCCGAGCACTATGGCTACCAAATGCTGTGGTTTGGTACAGCCGCCGTGATGCTCTTTACCAGCATAGGATTTGCCTGGATATTGAAGAAGATGTAGCGCTGCATGCTAAAGCCTCTATTGGTCAAGGCGATTTCATTTTTCGCATTTTACTTTATAATTTTGTCTTATGCAATTTTCTTCAAGATTACTGGAACAGGCGGTAGATGAGTTTGGGCGTTTGCCCGGTGTGGGTAAAAAAACGGCCTTGCGTTTGGTGCTGCATCTATTGAAGCAGCCAGATGGCGATGTAGCCCGTTTTACGGGGGCCATCAACCAGCTGAAGGAGCAAATACGCTATTGCAAGACCTGCTTCAATATATCGGATCAGGAGGTTTGTGAGATCTGTAGCTCGCCGAAGCGCGATCAAGAGACCATCTGCGTTGTGGAAGACACGCGTGATGTGATGGCTATCGAAAACACCAACCAATATCAAGGCGTATACCACGTGCTTGGCGGATTGATATCGCCTATGGACGGCATAGGTCCGTCGGATCTCAAAATCGAAGCTTTAGTAGATCGACTGCGCACTGGCGAGGTAAAGGAAGTGATCTTAGCTTTGAGCGCCACGATGGAGGGCGATACCACCATTTTCTACCTCTACCGAAAACTTCGGGATTTCGACGTGCAGATCAGCACCATTGCCCGGGGTATCGCCTTTGGCGGCGAATTGGAGTATGTCGATGAACTTACCCTAGGCCGATCTATCGCCACGCGCGTTCCCTACGAAAGAAACGTTGGCTGATCGAATTAAAAAATAACGATTAAAACTTAAAATATCCCGCGCCAACTTTTACGAATCCTCGTTAGGTTTCTCCAAAATTTACTATCTTGGAAATGTTAACAAGATAAACATATATGGCGAAAGAGGATAAAATCAGAAGTTCATTTGCTAACAAAACATGGCAAGAAATAAAGGTTAAGGATTCTTGGCAGATCTTCAAGATCATGTCGGAGTTTGTGGATGGCTTCGAGAAACTGGCCAAAATAGGTCCTTGTGTATCGATATTTGGGTCGGCGCGTACCAAATCGGAACACAAATATTACGAAATGACAGTTGAAATAAGCCGTCTGCTGGCCGACAAGGGTTATGGGGTTATTTCTGGTGGTGGCCCCGGTATTATGGAAGCCGCCAATAAAGGTGCTTATGAAGCAGGCGGTAAATCCGTAGGACTTAATATTGAGTTGCCTTTCGAGCAGTTTCACAATAAATACATCGACCGCGATAAGCTGCTAGAATTTAACTACTTCTTCGTGCGCAAAGTGATGTTCATGAAATATTCCCAAGGATATATTGTGATGCCGGGTGGCTTTGGCACCATGGACGAACTTTTCGAAGCGATTACGCTTATCCAAACGGGCAAGATTGCACGTTTTCCCATTGTGCTCGTGGGCATAGAATATTGGAAAGGACTTTTTGATTGGATAGCAAACAGCATGCTGGGCAATGCCTATATTTCCGAAGAAGATCTAAAATTATATCGTTTGGTCGATACCGCCGAGGAGGCCGTAGAGCACATTTTCCGCTTCTATGACAAGTATCTACTCAAACCGAACTTCTAAGCGTATCTGTAAGCAGAAATTATTTTACGATGAAACCAAGAAGCATCATATTCGGAATCATTACGGCCTTTGTTGCGCTGATCTTATTCAACAATAAGGAAGAGGCTAGTTTTTGGCTATTTGGCGAAATACGCACATCCAAGCTGTTGATATTAGGTATATTTTTTCTTTTAGGCGTCGTTACCGGCGGATTGCTGTTTAGACGCCGCCGCAAGCAACCGCAGGCTGCGCCGCTAGACAGGAACGAAGATGACTATGCTGACGATATGGAGGACGAGCAGCCCTACAGCCATTTGTCGCGTGAAGATCGTCGATTTCTAGGAAAAGAAGATTAGCAAAGAATAAAAAACCTAGGGCGAGTTGCCCTAGGTTTTATCGTTATTTTCCGTACTGATTTTCTCCCCTTCCACATCGTGTCCCTTTTGTCGTCCTGTCTTGATCAAACCTTGATTGATCAAGTATTCGATTTGCCCATTCACACTACGAAATTCATCGTGGGCCCACTTCTCCAGTTTCCGATACATCTCCTCTTCTATCCGTACCACAAAGTTTTTCTTCATTATATTTCTATTTCACTATTAATAGCCATAGAAGGCTATATTCCAATACATGACTAGTTGTATAGCGTCCCTGCATTAACAATAGGTTGAGCTGCTTTTTCGCCACAGAGAACTACCATTAGGTTGCTTACCATGGCCGCTTTGCGCTCGTCATCCAATTCTACAATGTTCTCGGCCGACAATTTCTTCAAGGCCATGTCAACCATACCCACGGCACCATCGACAATCTTGGCACGCGCAGCAACGATGGCTGCGGCCTGCTGCCGTTGAAGCATGGCTCCTGCAATCTCCGCGGCATAGGCTAGGTGACTGATACGTGCCTCTTCCACGACAATGCCGGCGCGCTCCAAACGCGCGGTAAGCTCCTGTTCCAAAATATGGTTTACTTCATCACCGCCATTGCGTAAGGTAATCTCTGCAGAATCATCCTCCAAGTCATCGTAGGCAAAGCTCACCGCTAAATGCCGTACGGCAGCCTCACTCTGTGCACGTACATAATCAAAAACACGCTCCACATCATACGCCGCCTTGTAGGTATTGCCTATTTTCCAAACGATAACGGCTGCTATCTCGATTGGATTTCCTAGCCTATCGTTTACTTTTAGCGTTTGCCCCTGCAAGTTTTCCGACCTTAAGGACATCTTCGTGGCCGTGTAAAGCGGATTGACAAAAAACAAGCCGTTCTCCTTAATGGTGCCTACATAATTACCGAAGAAATTTAGCACACGCGAGTGGTTGGGATGGACGATGATAATACCTTTAAGAATGATGATGATAACAGCAAATAGTAAGGCAATAACCAATACCAGCCCACCATATTCTCTCGTGACAGCCTCGTAAAAAGTGTAAATAGCAAGTAAAAATGACAAAAGCGCAATCCCTAGCGCAGTGTACCCCGATGTTGGTCTAATAATCTTTTCCATGTTTGGCAAATTTAAATTTATATTGATATCAAATTGATATCACTAATATATTAAAACAAATTGATATTCGCCAAATTTTTCTATCCTATCAAGATATCGTTATGCGCCCCTGCTTTACTTTAAAAAGATAAAAAACTGAGGTTAAGCCTATTTGAAAATATTCCAAGGAAAAACAGCGCAACGCTTTGCAAATACGCGTGAAATACCTACTTTTGCATCACTTTAAGCAATTGGCTGATGCCAATAATGCGCATAAAGGATTCCGTAGCTCAGCTGGTAGAGCAATACACTTTTAATGTATGGGTCCTGGGTTCGAGTCCCAGCGGGATCACAAAAAAAGCTCAATCGAAAGATTGGGCTTTTTTTGTGCCCTAGCTGGGGCTCGAACAGAAGGGTTGGGATGGGTTCGAACATAGCGAAGCTCGTTCAGGGTGAAGCTTGGGGATGGTGGGGCTGAACAAATCCCAGCGGGATCACAAAAAAAGCTCAATCGAAAGATTGGGCTTTTTTTGTAGTCTAGCTGGTAGAATTTTATCAAACCTACAGCACTTTAAGCACACCGCTATCCGCTCTTAAACTAGCTCCATTTGTTGCTATGGAAAGCGGACTTGAAAGATAAGTAGCCAAGTGGGCGATTTCATCTGGATGAATAAATCGCTGTACTAAAATATGAGGATTTGACTGCTGTATGATTGCATTCTTCATAGTCTCTACCGCTAATCCTTGCGATGAAGCTATCTGTTCTACGGTATTTGCAACACCGCTAGAATACGTGGGGCCACCCAAAATGGTGTTTACGGTGACTAGTGTTCCTTTGGTTAGTTTAGATAAGCCATTGCTTAATGCGGCCATGGCTGCCTTTGTCACACCATAGTGAACCATGTTTTCTGGAACATTTACGCCAGATTCGCTACTGATGAAAATAATTCTACCAAAATTGTTCGCTATCATTTTAGGCAGTAGTCTTCTAGATAACCGCATACCGCTCATTACGTTTACTTCGAAGTAAGTATACCAGTCCTTATCAGCAGTGGTATAAAAGTCATCGATACCAAAAATACCGACATTGTTAACGAGAATATCAACATCACCAAGTTCATTCAGCAACTTTTCCACCTCATCAATTTTACAGAAATCCGCCTGTATAGCGTGGATATCACCTTGAGGAAATTCTTCCTTCAAGCGGTCCAATGTTTGCTTTGTTTTCGTTTCATCTCTACCGTTTATGATGACCGATGCCCCTTCTGACAACAATTGTTGAGCTATAGCCAAGCCAATACCTTGCGTTGAGCCACTAATAAATACACGTTTTCCTTTTAATTGTAAATCCATTGTTATTTTGTAATGATTGTTAAATAAATAGTCAAAAAAAATTAAATTAATATGTTGAGCTGTAAATTGATCTGTTCCCTAAGCGTTCCCTTATCAGGATACAATCGTCTAAGTGAATTGATACCACACCAACATGTAATCAGATATTTAGCCAATACATCAGCTGAAATAGTTGTTTTCAGTTCGCCATTCTGTTGTGCTTTTGAAAGAACCGATCTATATAACGCTTCTGTCTCTTGTAAAATTTTTATGGCTTCTTCTTGCAATTCGCTTTCCATGAAGCTCATTTCCACGATTGTATTGGCTATCAAACAGCCCTTCTGATGAGCCACAGAATCCGTATTTGCTAGATTTAGAAAAAAAT
This genomic window contains:
- a CDS encoding TetR/AcrR family transcriptional regulator; the protein is MKGRPNIHQQEEIIIKAQEVFWQKGFYATSLSDLSHATGAGAGSLYNNFKGGKKELFKKALQQRRADFKSFEQKIHDSEDPISLIKDFFLNLANTDSVAHQKGCLIANTIVEMSFMESELQEEAIKILQETEALYRSVLSKAQQNGELKTTISADVLAKYLITCWCGINSLRRLYPDKGTLREQINLQLNILI
- a CDS encoding SDR family NAD(P)-dependent oxidoreductase, giving the protein MDLQLKGKRVFISGSTQGIGLAIAQQLLSEGASVIINGRDETKTKQTLDRLKEEFPQGDIHAIQADFCKIDEVEKLLNELGDVDILVNNVGIFGIDDFYTTADKDWYTYFEVNVMSGMRLSRRLLPKMIANNFGRIIFISSESGVNVPENMVHYGVTKAAMAALSNGLSKLTKGTLVTVNTILGGPTYSSGVANTVEQIASSQGLAVETMKNAIIQQSNPHILVQRFIHPDEIAHLATYLSSPLSIATNGASLRADSGVLKVL